A portion of the Hydractinia symbiolongicarpus strain clone_291-10 chromosome 10, HSymV2.1, whole genome shotgun sequence genome contains these proteins:
- the LOC130612726 gene encoding uncharacterized protein LOC130612726, with protein MLEWVQSKMLSYLKSVFDVVLTIVLWLILLAILLPIFPILVAVVIARNVETFIYRILYNATAFKSEDVLWLMDTPKNRYVINGLTILDGVQDMKKLRYVITSSLLLPVNEQGQKLYPKATQHLFPGWVNHYWIEDSNFAIEKHVFQMQDAVVKSERDLQKLISYHCSKDLLSDRNSSPWEFISIPYEEKGVRKTALLLRMSHAIADGSSLFYYLTHHLADGFVLSSENVKKFSQRQRKLMILEGLFYLPLTYVKMMFLPSDQHALHCDDVTGNKNMSWTKPINLTLVKKIKNKLKVTVHDVLIGCLAVALHNYFKKKKYLVPKDLTMLIPVDIRSNTEDAKTFQNNIATLMLQLPSGMKHSMQAIQETKKRTNLLKNSGEAFSIDIGWKFASYFLPLVVAKWFIYDMVDKTTGIVSSVIGPQEPIKIDGHKIELITFWPPQSHNAGIGISFCSYNGTLRVGIETDDVLTKSPKQLCDNFETVFHEAAQAILYMENHRKGILNGM; from the coding sequence ATGTTGGAGTGGGTCCAATCCAAGATGCTTTCATACTTAAAAAGTGTGTTTGATGTGGTGTTAACTATAGTTCTGTGGTTGATTTTACTTGCGATTCTCCTTCCAATTTTTCCGATACTAGTTGCAGTGGTAATCGCAAGAAATGTTGAAACATTTATTTATCGTATTTTATACAATGCAACAGCTTTTAAAAGTGAGGATGTGCTATGGCTAATGGATACACCTAAAAACCGGTATGTTATAAACGGATTGACAATACTAGATGGTGTCCAAGATATGAAGAAACTAAGATATGTAATAACATCTTCCTTGCTTTTACCTGTCAATGAACAAGGTCAAAAGCTATATCCTAAAGCTACCCAACATCTTTTTCCTGGCTGGGTAAATCACTATTGGATTGAAGATTCAAATTTTGCTATTGAAAAGCACGTGTTTCAAATGCAGGATGCCGTTGTTAAATCAGAAAGAGATTTACAGAAGTTAATAAGCTACCACTGCAGTAAGGACTTACTATCTGATCGTAATTCATCGCCGTGGGAATTTATTTCTATCCCTTATGAAGAAAAAGGTGTTCGTAAAACTGCGTTGCTTCTTCGTATGTCGCATGCAATCGCGGATGGCTCCTCTCTTTTTTATTACCTTACGCACCATCTAGCAGATGGCTTCGTGTTGTCTTCAGAAAATGTGAAGAAATTTTCACAACGCCAGCGCAAATTAATGATACTTGAAGGATTGTTCTATCTTCCACTAACATATGTGAAAATGATGTTCCTTCCATCTGATCAGCACGCTCTTCATTGTGATGATGTGACGGGTAACAAAAACATGTCATGGACAAAACCGATCAACCTAACGCTAGtgaaaaagattaaaaacaagttaaaagtTACGGTACACGATGTGTTAATTGGCTGTTTAGCAGTTGCACTTCACAATTATTTCAAGAAGAAGAAATATCTCGTACCGAAAGACCTCACAATGTTAATACCAGTCGATATTCGCTCGAACACTGAAGAtgcaaaaacatttcaaaataacATAGCAACATTGATGTTACAATTGCCAAGTGGCATGAAACACTCAATGCAAGCGATTCAGGAGACAAAGAAACGCACGAACTTGCTAAAAAATTCCGGCGAAGCTTTCAGTATTGATATTGGTTGGAAATTTGCTTCGTATTTCCTTCCGCTTGTGGTTGCGAAGTGGTTTATTTATGACATGGTTGATAAAACAACGGGCATTGTCTCGAGTGTGATTGGTCCGCAAGAGCCAATCAAAATTGATGGTCATAAGATTGAGCTGATCACGTTTTGGCCACCGCAATCACACAACGCAGGAATAGGAATCTCTTTCTGTAGCTACAACGGTACTCTTCGAGTAGGAATCGAAACAGATGATGTTCTCACAAAATCTCCGAAACAGTTATGTGATAATTTCGAAACTGTATTCCATGAAGCCGCTCAAGCTATTTTATATATGGAGAATCACAGAAAGGGAATATTAAATGGAATGTAA